Proteins from one Ipomoea triloba cultivar NCNSP0323 chromosome 1, ASM357664v1 genomic window:
- the LOC115996420 gene encoding TRAF-type zinc finger domain-containing protein 1-like — protein MAAVASDQATSICSHCDRAIPSSNLDLHFAHCSRNLEKCKTCGDMVPKKHAEEHFLTTHAPVSCSLCSETMEREVLDVHKGENCPKRIVTCEYCEFPLPAIDLFKHQEVCGNRTELCHLCSRYIRLCERNAHESRCNGIADNVAESSRNTRAVEREPDIPRRHPNEFSKRRLLFTIAITGIAVLLGSLLFQRKAEHSQLH, from the exons ATGGCTGCTGTAGCTTCTGATCAAGCCACGAGCATCTGCAGCCACTG TGACAGGGCAATTCCCTCTTCAAACCTTGATTTGCATTTCGCTCACTGCTCTCGGAATCtagaaaaatgtaaaacttgTGGTGATATGGTTCCTAAAAAACATGCAGAGGAGCATTTCTTAACCACTCATGCTCCA GTTTCTTGCTCCTTGTGCAGCGAGACAATGGAACGTGAAGTTTTAGATGTTCATAAAGGGGAAAATTGCCCAAAAAGAATTGTTACTTGCGAGTACTGCGAGTTTCCTTTACCTGCAATCGATTTGTTTAAGCATCAG GAAGTATGTGGGAACCGTACAGAGCTTTGTCATCTCTGTAGTAGATACATCAGACTATGCGAAAGGAATGCTCATGAGAGCAGATGCAATGGAATAGCAGATAATGTTGCAGAATCTTCCAG GAACACAAGGGCAGTAGAAAGAGAACCTGATATTCCAAGAAGGCATCCAAATGAGTTTTCAAAGAGGCGCCTTTTGTTTACCATCGCAATAACAGGAATTGCTGTTTTGTTAGGGTCACTTCTTTTCCAGAGGAAAGCCGAGCACTCCCAATTACATTAG